In one window of Arctopsyche grandis isolate Sample6627 chromosome 6, ASM5162203v2, whole genome shotgun sequence DNA:
- the LOC143913334 gene encoding putative inorganic phosphate cotransporter isoform X1, with protein MSIDVKNLENDNKIKKEETKELGFGVRHVQALLMFFCLTVAYSMRVTMSMAIVAMTDKNGPPDKVMVFDWTKQVQDLILSSFFWGYVCMQLPGGQIAHRYGAKYLLVIALAINGAVAIAIPWSAKIAGWKAVCACRVLQGLAQGSLLPALHTLQGKWAPLNERGRISTYVYGGSQFGTVLTMPLSGLLAASSYGWPSIFYTVGLANIICAAIWWRLGAESPAVHNTITIQERMYIQESLGQTSAKKVSKVPWTSILTCVPVWAMAVAHMGSSWVHVTLFTEIPSYLNKIMGIDMKSNGLLSALPFLGCWIFGFVFSYISDYLINKDVFTLTAARKIANTTAMWGAAFSLVILTFIPVGAVTSAVITLIVTVSLKSAILVGFHVNHIDLSPNFAGTMMSLSNTASNTCAVIAPITAGLILKDQYDPAQWTTVFYVSVAMALLSNLFYIIFGSAKKMPWDDTENVTDSDQEREMITLKTCDKKSDQ; from the exons ATGTCAATTGACGTTAAAAATCTGGAAAATgacaataaaatcaaaaaagaagAAACCAAAG AATTAGGGTTTGGAGTAAGACACGTGCAAGCGCTCTTGATGTTCTTTTGTTTAACGGTTGCATATAGCATGCGAGTTACCATGAGTATGGCCATTGTAGCCATGACAGACAAGAATGGTCCACCAGATAAAGTTATG gtATTTGATTGGACTAAGCAAGTGCAAGATCTAATTTTGAGTTCATTCTTTTGGGGGTATGTTTGCATGCAATTGCCTGGAGGACAGATAGCTCATAGATATGGTGCCAAGTATCTTTTAGTGATTGCTTTGGCCATCAATGGCGCTGTGGCTATTGCAATACCATGGTCTGCTAAAATT GCAGGATGGAAGGCTGTTTGTGCTTGTAGAGTTTTACAAGGTTTAGCCCAGGGTTCTCTTTTACCAGCTTTACACACTCTGCAAGGAAAATGGGCACCTCTCAATGAAAGAGGACGAATCAGTACATACGTATACGGCG gatCTCAATTCGGGACCGTACTAACAATGCCCCTATCAGGCTTGCTGGCAGCAAGTTCTTACGGATGGCCTTCTATATTCTATACAGTGGGTTTGGCAAATATTATATGTGCAGCAATTTGGTGGCGGTTGGGTGCTGAAAGTCCTGCAGTCCACAATACCATCACCATTCAGGAGAGGATGTACATCCAGGAGTCGCTAGGACAAACTTCCGCGAAAAAG GTTTCAAAGGTGCCTTGGACGAGTATCTTGACTTGCGTGCCAGTGTGGGCGATGGCCGTGGCTCACATGGGCAGCAGTTGGGTACACGTGACGCTGTTCACAGAGATCCCTTCGTATCTAAACAAGATCATGGGCATCGACATGAAGTCG aaTGGATTGCTATCAGCGCTGCCGTTTCTCGGATGCTGGATATTTGGTTTTGTCTTTAGTTACATATCTGATTATTTGATTAATAAGGATGTTTTCACTTTGACGGCGGCTAGGAAAATCGCAAACACTACAG ctaTGTGGGGAGCAGCTTTCAGTCTTGTGATATTGACGTTTATTCCTGTCGGGGCGGTGACTTCGGCCGTCATCACGTTAATTGTGACAGTTAGTTTGAAGTCGGCTATATTAGTTGGATTTCAC gtcaatcatATTGATTTATCGCCGAATTTCGCCGGAACTATGATGTCGCTTTCGAATACTGCGTCGAATACATGTGCCGTGATTGCACCCATTACGGctggtttaattttaaaagatcag TACGATCCTGCACAATGGACGACAGTATTTTACGTTTCGGTAGCGATGGCTCTGTTGTCAAATCTATTCTACATAATATTTGGATCTGCGAAAAAGATGCCATGGGACGACACGGAAAATGTCACCGATTCAGACCAAGAAAGAG agATGATCACGTTGAAGACATGCGATAAAAAGAGTGACCAATGA
- the LOC143913334 gene encoding putative inorganic phosphate cotransporter isoform X2 produces the protein MSIDVKNLENDNKIKKEETKELGFGVRHVQALLMFFCLTVAYSMRVTMSMAIVAMTDKNGPPDKVMVFDWTKQVQDLILSSFFWGYVCMQLPGGQIAHRYGAKYLLVIALAINGAVAIAIPWSAKIAGWKAVCACRVLQGLAQGSLLPALHTLQGKWAPLNERGRISTYVYGGSQFGTVLTMPLSGLLAASSYGWPSIFYTVGLANIICAAIWWRLGAESPAVHNTITIQERMYIQESLGQTSAKKVSKVPWTSILTCVPVWAMAVAHMGSSWVHVTLFTEIPSYLNKIMGIDMKSNGLLSALPFLGCWIFGFVFSYISDYLINKDVFTLTAARKIANTTAMWGAAFSLVILTFIPVGAVTSAVITLIVTVSLKSAILVGFHVNHIDLSPNFAGTMMSLSNTASNTCAVIAPITAGLILKDQYDPAQWTTVFYVSVAMALLSNLFYIIFGSAKKMPWDDTENVTDSDQERGT, from the exons ATGTCAATTGACGTTAAAAATCTGGAAAATgacaataaaatcaaaaaagaagAAACCAAAG AATTAGGGTTTGGAGTAAGACACGTGCAAGCGCTCTTGATGTTCTTTTGTTTAACGGTTGCATATAGCATGCGAGTTACCATGAGTATGGCCATTGTAGCCATGACAGACAAGAATGGTCCACCAGATAAAGTTATG gtATTTGATTGGACTAAGCAAGTGCAAGATCTAATTTTGAGTTCATTCTTTTGGGGGTATGTTTGCATGCAATTGCCTGGAGGACAGATAGCTCATAGATATGGTGCCAAGTATCTTTTAGTGATTGCTTTGGCCATCAATGGCGCTGTGGCTATTGCAATACCATGGTCTGCTAAAATT GCAGGATGGAAGGCTGTTTGTGCTTGTAGAGTTTTACAAGGTTTAGCCCAGGGTTCTCTTTTACCAGCTTTACACACTCTGCAAGGAAAATGGGCACCTCTCAATGAAAGAGGACGAATCAGTACATACGTATACGGCG gatCTCAATTCGGGACCGTACTAACAATGCCCCTATCAGGCTTGCTGGCAGCAAGTTCTTACGGATGGCCTTCTATATTCTATACAGTGGGTTTGGCAAATATTATATGTGCAGCAATTTGGTGGCGGTTGGGTGCTGAAAGTCCTGCAGTCCACAATACCATCACCATTCAGGAGAGGATGTACATCCAGGAGTCGCTAGGACAAACTTCCGCGAAAAAG GTTTCAAAGGTGCCTTGGACGAGTATCTTGACTTGCGTGCCAGTGTGGGCGATGGCCGTGGCTCACATGGGCAGCAGTTGGGTACACGTGACGCTGTTCACAGAGATCCCTTCGTATCTAAACAAGATCATGGGCATCGACATGAAGTCG aaTGGATTGCTATCAGCGCTGCCGTTTCTCGGATGCTGGATATTTGGTTTTGTCTTTAGTTACATATCTGATTATTTGATTAATAAGGATGTTTTCACTTTGACGGCGGCTAGGAAAATCGCAAACACTACAG ctaTGTGGGGAGCAGCTTTCAGTCTTGTGATATTGACGTTTATTCCTGTCGGGGCGGTGACTTCGGCCGTCATCACGTTAATTGTGACAGTTAGTTTGAAGTCGGCTATATTAGTTGGATTTCAC gtcaatcatATTGATTTATCGCCGAATTTCGCCGGAACTATGATGTCGCTTTCGAATACTGCGTCGAATACATGTGCCGTGATTGCACCCATTACGGctggtttaattttaaaagatcag TACGATCCTGCACAATGGACGACAGTATTTTACGTTTCGGTAGCGATGGCTCTGTTGTCAAATCTATTCTACATAATATTTGGATCTGCGAAAAAGATGCCATGGGACGACACGGAAAATGTCACCGATTCAGACCAAGAAAGAGGTACTTAA
- the LOC143913338 gene encoding putative inorganic phosphate cotransporter: MTSLGYLMALFLSYATSFITDYLLSHKYLSLTSVRKLCNTIGTWCPAVCMLLVTYVPIEYTTLSVGILIIMVGLDAVNSCGYLINSVDLAPNFAGVLVGVSSIFSGLVSLLAPIATGLLVKDPHDKSQWRYVYVLSAGMYFFGNLIYIIFGSGETQPWNKPKEEKLDDELELSKELTHMESKIDTHS, from the exons ATGACATCACTGGGATATTTGATGGCATTGTTTTTGTCATATGCCACTAGTTTTATTACTGACTATCTTTTGAGtcataaatatttatctttGACATCAGTTAGGAAACTATGTAATACAAtag GAACTTGGTGTCCAGCAGTATGTATGCTATTAGTCACATATGTTCCCATCGAATATACAACATTATCAGTAGGAATATTGATAATAATGGTTGGCTTGGATGCTGTCAATTCATGCGGATATTTg ATAAATTCTGTAGATTTGGCACCCAATTTTGCAGGCGTGTTAGTGGGAGTTTCAAGTATTTTCTCGGGTTTAGTTAGTCTACTAGCACCGATTGCCACCGGACTTCTTGTGAAAGACccg CATGATAAGTCACAGTGGAGGTACGTGTATGTGCTCTCAGCTGGAATGTACTTTTTTGGAAAtctcatttatataatatttggatcTGGCGAAACACAACCTTGGAATAAACCAAAGGAAGAAAAGCTTGATG atGAGCTGGAACTATCTAAAGAACTGACGCATATGGAATCAAAAATTGACACACATTCATAG
- the LOC143912647 gene encoding vesicular glutamate transporter 3-like, with protein MTEKVSDREGSNDNIGDEQIEVPGYGKRHIQAVLLFILIAVSTAIGSSMTITILAMTEATSPYDHTIYNWDKQIHGFIMSSSFWGDVIVQGIAGHIANKYGSKNVLTVCIFITGLLMMSTPWFAELAGWKGVCLCMSLQGSCQGFITPCLHMLIGRWAPVNERTRFAMFIYSGMYGALIITPPIAAYICNSFLGWPWSYYIFGSQSFVGGLLWIYFGVSSPSHHKTISIKERTFIEKDLDQTNEVWRIK; from the exons ATGACAGAGAAAGTCAGTGATAGAGAAGGATCAAATGATAATATAGGTGATGAACAAATTGAAG TGCCCGGTTATGGAAAAAGGCACATACAAGCAGTACTACTTTTTATCCTAATTGCAGTATCCACGGCTATTGGCTCCAGTATGACAATAACCATATTAGCTATGACGGAAGCGACAAGTCCATATGATCAcaca ATATACAATTGGGACAAACAAATTCACGGTTTTATTATGAGTTCGTCATTTTGGGGAGATGTCATTGTTCAAGGGATAGCTGGACATATAGCAAATAAATACGGTAGTAAAAATGTTTTGACAGTGTGTATTTTTATCACTGGACTTTTGATGATGTCAACACCTTGGTTTGCAGAATTG GCAGGGTGGAAAGGAGTTTGTCTATGTATGAGCCTACAAGGATCTTGTCAGGGATTTATAACCCCGTGTCTTCACATGTTGATAGGAAGATGGGCTCCAGTTAACGAACGTACCAGATTTGCCATGTTCATCTACTCTG GCATGTACGGTGCGTTAATCATAACACCGCCAATAGCAGCTTATATTTGCAATAGTTTCTTGGGATGGCCGTGGTCTTACTATATATTTGGATCTCAGTCATTTGTTGGTGGATTGCTGTGGATATATTTTGGAGTGTCTTCCCCCAGTCACCATAAGACGATATCGATAAAAGAGAggacatttattgaaaaagatcTGGATCAAACTAATGAAGTC tggcggatcaagtaa